In one Lachnospiraceae bacterium GAM79 genomic region, the following are encoded:
- the rbsC gene encoding ribose ABC transporter permease (functions to transport ribose at high affinity; forms a complex with RbsA2C2B), with the protein MGETKKNSKATSILKNNPLTSIVKGNIGIIVVLIIMCVAVALATDKFLTTNNIISVLRQISINTYIALGMTLIIILGHIDLSVGSIVAMSGTLTVGFIVNQGLPLGVAIAAGLLVGTAAGFVSGFIVANFKVPAFIITMAMMNIASGIAYVYTGGQSTRITNKLFIEIGTGYLFNVIPLPVVYMVVLIILFSFILSKTKFGTYVYAIGGNREAARLSGVPIKKIEIIVFTISGLLSAFAGLVLCSRMYSGQPSVGSGYELDAIAACVLGGTSMTGGKGRISGTVFGAMVIGIISNGLNLIGVSSYWQLIIKGLIIACAVLLDGQKGKLELLKKKKLAAN; encoded by the coding sequence ATGGGCGAGACAAAGAAGAATTCAAAAGCAACTTCTATATTAAAAAACAATCCCCTGACATCCATAGTCAAGGGCAACATAGGAATCATAGTGGTTCTGATAATCATGTGTGTGGCCGTAGCACTTGCCACAGACAAGTTTTTAACGACCAACAACATCATATCAGTGCTTAGACAGATATCGATCAACACATACATAGCACTTGGAATGACACTCATAATCATACTTGGTCACATTGACCTGTCAGTTGGATCGATAGTAGCTATGTCGGGAACTCTAACCGTAGGTTTTATAGTTAATCAGGGACTTCCTCTCGGCGTAGCAATAGCAGCAGGCCTTCTGGTCGGCACAGCGGCTGGCTTTGTAAGTGGTTTCATAGTAGCCAATTTCAAGGTGCCTGCATTCATCATCACAATGGCCATGATGAATATAGCAAGTGGTATAGCTTATGTCTACACAGGTGGACAGTCAACACGTATCACAAACAAGCTCTTTATCGAGATCGGTACAGGATATCTGTTCAATGTGATTCCACTTCCGGTAGTGTACATGGTAGTGCTCATCATACTGTTCAGCTTCATCCTCAGTAAGACAAAGTTCGGAACATACGTATACGCGATAGGTGGTAACCGCGAGGCCGCAAGACTTTCAGGTGTACCTATCAAGAAGATAGAGATCATAGTGTTTACAATATCAGGACTTCTCTCAGCATTCGCAGGACTTGTACTCTGTTCAAGAATGTACTCAGGCCAGCCTTCAGTTGGAAGCGGATACGAGCTTGATGCCATCGCAGCCTGTGTACTTGGCGGAACCTCTATGACAGGTGGTAAAGGACGGATCAGTGGAACAGTATTTGGTGCCATGGTCATCGGAATCATCTCAAATGGTCTTAACCTTATCGGAGTGTCATCATACTGGCAGCTCATCATCAAGGGTCTCATCATCGCATGTGCGGTACTCCTTGATGGACAGAAGGGCAAGCTTGAGCTCCTCAAAAAGAAGAAACTTGCAGCAAACTAG
- a CDS encoding desulfoferrodoxin Dfx, giving the protein MEVRYYICKHCGNIVEKVKDKGVPVICCGEPMQELKAGVTDAAVEKHVPVYTIEGSHVHVVVGETKHPMLEEHFIEWITLNTNQGIYRKQLNPGQEPAADFCLCDGEQVEEVYAYCNLHGLWKC; this is encoded by the coding sequence ATGGAAGTAAGGTATTATATTTGTAAGCATTGTGGAAACATTGTTGAAAAGGTAAAGGATAAGGGTGTACCTGTAATTTGTTGCGGAGAACCTATGCAGGAATTAAAAGCCGGAGTGACAGATGCTGCTGTCGAGAAGCATGTACCTGTATATACGATAGAAGGCAGTCATGTTCATGTCGTGGTCGGAGAGACAAAACATCCAATGCTTGAAGAGCATTTCATTGAGTGGATTACATTAAATACAAACCAGGGAATATATAGAAAACAGTTAAATCCAGGGCAGGAGCCGGCAGCAGATTTTTGTCTTTGCGATGGTGAACAGGTAGAAGAAGTATATGCATATTGTAACCTGCATGGATTATGGAAATGCTAA
- a CDS encoding LacI family DNA-binding transcriptional regulator, protein MHKHRKVDYNIGKGRCQWQCTEARVISVIKEKERDMGKSKVTIKEIADKAGVSIATVSHVINRTRYVRPELVDKIEKIIVETGYQNKIADKERKLLVGRESTIVAVIPNIESTIYRDMVAYVEQLVSVQGYQFLVAITDNDFKEETQVLAGLLVNKKVAGIIHAPVSDVATNYTKLIQSGVPFVCVERNILGSGIDSVEFRDREAIFKGADYLLASGHKNVLFFRESTDSTTRDERTKGFLSALQKYNINTNDANIVDVTLENGEDDCMLVIQKALRRYRPTAVLAGGNRITLYLMKTLRDMGIDCPGEISVVGFGDESWSELTYPPLTIIRRDVKGLSTKAVGMLFEKINTGAVISHDCYADVELVVRKSTKMLDNGPFGDKAAAPDSVVLTKEEKQRLKAGHFRVAISFHYTGTSWAELHEKGICEELEQFGIDVVSVMDAHFDSELQNAQLDGIRLQKPDAVIAIPADDSRTREKFQELSKVSKLVFISNVPDGMSKNSYVSCVSVNESENGTNTGRMLGEYCKENKKKKAGFIIHGAAFYGTRVRDNAAERIIKDSYPDIDIVTIRSFGEISNAYQVAQDVITANPEIEAMYVSWDRPALLVIKALKELGREDVAVFTTDLDHGIARCMEEGIVKGLSTQRPYEQGRAAAAVVAKSLVSEEQLPKYVGVQPYQVEPKQLRLAWKEIFHESMPDRLR, encoded by the coding sequence TTGCACAAACATAGAAAAGTAGATTATAATATCGGAAAAGGACGTTGCCAGTGGCAATGTACGGAAGCCAGAGTTATATCTGTGATAAAGGAGAAAGAACGAGATATGGGCAAGTCAAAGGTTACAATAAAAGAGATTGCGGATAAGGCAGGGGTGTCCATAGCTACAGTTTCCCATGTTATCAACAGGACAAGGTATGTAAGACCTGAGCTTGTGGATAAGATAGAGAAGATTATTGTAGAGACGGGATATCAGAATAAGATAGCAGATAAGGAGAGAAAACTGCTGGTTGGCCGAGAGTCTACGATCGTTGCAGTCATTCCGAACATTGAAAGTACGATATACAGAGATATGGTAGCTTATGTGGAGCAACTTGTCAGTGTACAGGGATATCAGTTCCTTGTGGCGATAACAGACAATGATTTTAAGGAGGAGACACAGGTGCTTGCCGGACTTCTGGTCAACAAGAAGGTTGCCGGTATCATACATGCGCCGGTGAGTGATGTGGCAACCAACTACACAAAGCTTATACAGTCAGGCGTTCCATTTGTCTGCGTGGAGAGAAATATACTTGGATCAGGGATAGACTCAGTTGAGTTCCGAGACAGGGAGGCTATATTTAAGGGCGCAGATTATCTGCTCGCGAGTGGACACAAGAATGTTTTGTTTTTCAGAGAGAGTACGGACAGTACCACCAGGGATGAGAGAACAAAAGGTTTCCTGAGTGCTCTGCAGAAATACAATATAAATACAAACGATGCGAATATAGTGGATGTGACACTGGAAAATGGCGAGGATGACTGTATGCTCGTCATCCAGAAGGCGCTCCGCAGATACAGGCCGACCGCAGTTCTTGCGGGGGGCAACAGAATAACGCTCTACCTCATGAAGACACTGAGAGATATGGGAATCGACTGTCCGGGAGAGATATCTGTGGTTGGGTTTGGTGATGAGAGCTGGTCAGAACTTACATATCCTCCGCTTACCATAATCAGAAGAGATGTGAAGGGGTTAAGCACCAAGGCAGTTGGAATGCTTTTTGAGAAGATCAACACAGGTGCGGTCATATCCCATGACTGCTATGCCGATGTGGAACTGGTTGTCAGGAAATCCACCAAGATGCTGGATAATGGACCATTTGGAGATAAGGCAGCTGCCCCTGATTCCGTGGTGCTGACGAAGGAGGAAAAACAGAGGCTGAAGGCAGGACATTTCAGAGTTGCCATATCATTCCATTACACAGGTACGTCATGGGCTGAGCTTCATGAGAAGGGTATCTGTGAGGAGCTTGAGCAGTTCGGGATAGATGTGGTGTCGGTTATGGATGCGCACTTTGACTCGGAACTGCAGAATGCGCAGCTTGATGGAATAAGACTTCAGAAGCCGGACGCAGTTATAGCTATTCCGGCGGATGACAGCCGTACCAGAGAGAAGTTTCAGGAACTTTCCAAAGTGTCAAAGCTGGTGTTCATAAGCAATGTTCCGGATGGCATGTCCAAGAACAGCTATGTGTCCTGTGTATCAGTAAATGAGTCGGAGAATGGAACGAACACGGGAAGAATGCTGGGGGAATACTGCAAGGAGAACAAGAAAAAAAAGGCAGGTTTCATTATTCATGGTGCGGCATTCTATGGAACAAGAGTCAGGGATAACGCCGCTGAGAGGATAATCAAGGACAGTTATCCTGATATTGACATAGTTACGATCAGGAGTTTTGGAGAGATATCCAATGCATATCAGGTAGCCCAGGACGTGATAACTGCCAATCCTGAAATTGAGGCAATGTATGTGAGCTGGGATCGCCCGGCACTTCTGGTTATAAAGGCACTCAAGGAGCTTGGCAGGGAGGATGTGGCGGTGTTCACCACGGACCTTGATCATGGAATTGCCAGGTGCATGGAGGAAGGAATCGTCAAGGGACTCAGCACGCAGAGACCATACGAGCAGGGAAGAGCGGCCGCGGCAGTTGTTGCCAAGTCCCTGGTAAGTGAAGAACAGCTTCCAAAGTATGTGGGAGTTCAGCCGTATCAGGTTGAGCCAAAACAGCTCAGGCTTGCATGGAAGGAAATCTTCCATGAGTCCATGCCGGACAGATTGAGGTGA
- a CDS encoding sugar ABC transporter substrate-binding protein, which translates to MRKFKKLLAVGACLCMSLSLLAGCGSGNTSGNGSSDSGTKQESTKSSDLSFAFCTNTLNNTFQSSIDAKLKELCDANGISYTCLDPDYDLNTQLSQLSDVANSGYDAVFIIPVDSAGITSGLAEIKDAGIPIFNVDTAVIEDDIENFVTQFVGTNAYMAGQLVGEQMAKDYPDGADIAILDFPSNESCVDRVNGFLDGLGDNKDKFNIVAQQDGEAALDASMSLAEDIITANTDLQAFFCINDPSALGAAAAVKAANKTGQIGVYSIDASPDGKQALLDGEFTAVACQVPVQIAEYAFNAAQKYVGGDTTIDEKKVYLDSHLVLKDEAEKTVNDWQ; encoded by the coding sequence ATGAGAAAATTTAAAAAATTATTAGCAGTTGGAGCATGCCTGTGCATGTCACTCAGTTTACTGGCAGGTTGTGGATCAGGAAACACTTCGGGCAACGGTTCATCTGATTCAGGTACAAAGCAGGAGAGCACAAAGTCATCTGACCTGTCATTTGCATTTTGTACAAACACACTCAACAATACATTCCAGAGTTCAATTGATGCCAAGCTCAAGGAGCTCTGCGATGCGAACGGAATATCATATACATGTCTTGATCCTGACTACGATCTGAACACACAGCTCAGCCAGTTATCAGACGTGGCAAATAGTGGATACGACGCAGTGTTCATCATCCCGGTTGATTCAGCAGGTATCACATCAGGTCTTGCAGAGATCAAGGATGCAGGAATCCCAATCTTCAATGTAGATACAGCAGTTATCGAGGATGACATAGAGAACTTCGTAACACAGTTCGTTGGAACAAATGCTTACATGGCAGGACAGCTTGTCGGTGAGCAGATGGCTAAGGATTATCCGGACGGAGCAGACATTGCGATCCTTGACTTCCCATCAAATGAGAGTTGTGTAGACCGTGTAAATGGTTTCCTTGACGGACTCGGTGATAACAAGGATAAGTTCAACATCGTAGCACAGCAGGATGGCGAGGCAGCACTTGATGCATCAATGAGCCTTGCAGAGGATATCATCACAGCAAACACAGATCTTCAGGCATTCTTCTGTATCAATGATCCTTCAGCACTTGGCGCAGCAGCAGCAGTTAAGGCAGCCAACAAGACAGGTCAGATTGGTGTATACAGTATCGATGCTTCACCAGATGGCAAGCAGGCACTCCTCGACGGCGAGTTCACAGCAGTTGCATGTCAGGTTCCTGTACAGATTGCTGAGTACGCATTCAACGCAGCACAGAAGTATGTGGGCGGAGATACAACGATCGACGAGAAGAAGGTATATCTTGACTCACACCTCGTACTTAAGGATGAGGCTGAGAAGACAGTTAACGATTGGCAGTAA
- a CDS encoding L-lactate dehydrogenase gives MINSKKAVMIGCGFVGSASVFALMQSGLFTEIVLIDADKNKAEGEAMDISHGIPFASPMKIYAGDYDDVADAAIVVISAGAGQKPGETRLDLVNKNVAIFKSIIPEIAKRNFAGIMLVVANPVDILTQVAIKLSGLPENRVIGSGTVLDSARLRYKLGEHLSVDSRSVHAFIIGEHGDSEVVAWSSANVSGVPLSEMCEMRGHYKHKENTAEIATEVKNSAYEIINKKHATYYGIAMSVKRICEVIMRDEKSILPVSHMIHGVYDIDGVSLSMPAIVGADGIESDIPINLSGEEALKLKESADSLKKIMETIEL, from the coding sequence GTGATTAATTCAAAAAAAGCAGTAATGATAGGCTGTGGCTTTGTTGGTTCTGCATCGGTATTTGCTCTGATGCAGAGTGGCTTGTTTACAGAGATTGTCCTTATCGATGCAGATAAGAACAAGGCAGAAGGAGAAGCGATGGATATCAGTCATGGTATTCCATTTGCGAGTCCGATGAAAATATATGCCGGAGATTATGATGATGTGGCTGATGCTGCAATTGTTGTCATATCTGCCGGAGCGGGACAGAAACCGGGAGAGACAAGGCTTGATCTCGTAAATAAAAATGTAGCAATATTTAAGTCAATCATTCCTGAAATAGCAAAGAGAAATTTTGCAGGTATCATGCTTGTAGTTGCGAATCCGGTAGATATCCTGACTCAGGTAGCCATAAAGTTATCAGGACTTCCAGAAAACAGGGTTATTGGATCGGGTACTGTGTTAGATAGTGCCAGATTAAGATATAAGCTTGGTGAGCATTTATCTGTGGACAGCAGGAGTGTTCATGCATTTATAATAGGTGAGCATGGAGACAGCGAAGTTGTAGCATGGTCATCAGCCAATGTATCTGGTGTTCCATTAAGTGAAATGTGTGAAATGCGTGGACATTACAAGCACAAGGAAAACACGGCAGAAATAGCTACAGAAGTCAAGAACAGTGCTTATGAGATTATAAACAAAAAGCACGCTACATATTATGGAATTGCAATGTCTGTAAAAAGAATCTGCGAAGTGATTATGAGAGATGAAAAATCAATACTTCCTGTATCACACATGATTCATGGAGTATATGACATTGACGGAGTATCGTTAAGTATGCCAGCTATTGTAGGTGCAGATGGTATTGAGTCTGATATACCTATTAATTTAAGTGGCGAGGAAGCGTTAAAGCTTAAGGAATCTGCAGATTCATTGAAAAAGATTATGGAGACAATTGAATTATAA
- a CDS encoding rubrerythrin family protein, whose translation MAENKYAGTQTEKNLQEAFAGESQARNKYTYFASVAKKEGYEQMSALFLKTADNEKEHAKMWFKELAGIGDTKENLAAAAEGENYEWTDMYNGFAKTAEEEGFPELAAKFRAVGEIEKHHEERYRALLKNIETAQVFEKSEVKVWECRNCGHIVVGTKAPEVCPVCNHPQSYFEVHEENY comes from the coding sequence ATGGCAGAAAACAAATATGCAGGAACACAGACAGAGAAGAATTTACAGGAGGCATTTGCAGGGGAATCACAGGCAAGAAATAAGTATACCTATTTTGCATCTGTAGCGAAAAAGGAAGGTTACGAGCAGATGTCAGCATTGTTTTTAAAGACTGCAGATAATGAGAAAGAACATGCAAAGATGTGGTTCAAGGAATTAGCAGGAATTGGTGATACAAAGGAAAACCTGGCGGCAGCGGCAGAAGGCGAAAATTATGAGTGGACAGATATGTATAATGGCTTTGCTAAAACAGCTGAGGAAGAAGGATTCCCTGAGCTTGCAGCAAAATTCAGGGCAGTAGGTGAGATTGAGAAGCACCATGAGGAAAGATATCGTGCACTTCTTAAGAATATTGAAACTGCACAAGTATTTGAAAAGAGCGAAGTTAAGGTATGGGAATGCCGTAACTGCGGACATATTGTGGTAGGAACTAAGGCACCTGAAGTATGTCCGGTATGTAATCATCCACAGAGCTATTTTGAAGTACATGAAGAGAATTATTAA
- a CDS encoding GNAT family N-acetyltransferase — translation MEIRKAAAEDFDIVFDFIEKLWTYNTYDREEIRKVYMDVINDERSFAFLLWDEGVCRGMCHGDYFNTFWMSGLTCYVSSLITREEDRGNGYGVALLDHAKKLAKQRGCKAVTLDSGLPRTGAHGFYEHYGFEKSCYGFELMI, via the coding sequence ATGGAGATCAGAAAAGCGGCAGCAGAGGATTTTGATATTGTATTTGATTTTATAGAGAAATTATGGACATATAATACATATGACAGGGAAGAAATACGCAAAGTATATATGGACGTCATAAATGACGAACGCAGCTTTGCATTTTTATTATGGGATGAAGGCGTTTGCAGGGGCATGTGCCATGGAGACTATTTCAATACATTCTGGATGTCGGGACTCACATGCTATGTGTCAAGCCTTATAACAAGAGAGGAGGACCGCGGAAATGGCTATGGTGTGGCACTCCTGGATCATGCAAAGAAGCTTGCAAAGCAGAGGGGGTGCAAGGCTGTCACCCTTGATTCCGGTCTTCCGCGGACAGGGGCACATGGCTTCTACGAACACTATGGATTTGAAAAGAGCTGTTATGGCTTTGAACTGATGATATAA
- a CDS encoding sugar ABC transporter ATP-binding protein translates to MGQTVLEMIGIKKSFSGIYALSGIDFSLELGEVHALLGENGAGKSTLIKVLGGIYQPDSGIIKVNGKEVKINGVPAARENGIGIIHQEIVLVPYLSVAQNLFLGREIRTKLGTLDFAEMNRRAEEMISSLGVNIKADTIVENLTIAQQQMVEIVKAVSFNGKIIVMDEPTSSLSNEEVEQLFEIIENLRKKQVSIIYISHRMEELFRISDRVTVIRDGAYVGTKKTSETNPNELVAMMVGRDLESFYARDYCDMDKAEVALEVKNLSQTGVFEDISFSVHKGEILGFSGLVGAGRSEIMEAVFGATQPTSGEVILGGKLVHFKNPMQAIKSGVALVPEDRKKQGLVLGNSVAFNLTLSSLRFYMNGIAISEKKRGEVIDHYSKRLRIKAASPEIEAGSLSGGNQQKVVLGKWLATKPDVLILDEPTRGVDVNAKFEIYTVINELAKEGIAIIMVSSELPEIINMCDNVCVVRAGKLVKKLSKDELSQEEIMKYAAGGIE, encoded by the coding sequence ATGGGACAGACAGTTCTGGAAATGATAGGGATAAAGAAAAGCTTCTCCGGAATATATGCTTTAAGTGGCATCGACTTTTCCCTTGAGCTGGGAGAGGTACATGCACTGCTCGGTGAGAATGGTGCAGGAAAGTCCACACTGATCAAGGTCCTCGGCGGAATTTACCAGCCCGACAGCGGAATCATCAAGGTAAATGGCAAGGAGGTCAAGATCAACGGAGTTCCGGCTGCCAGAGAAAATGGTATAGGAATAATACATCAGGAAATCGTACTTGTTCCATATCTTTCGGTGGCACAGAATTTGTTTCTCGGCAGAGAGATAAGGACAAAGCTTGGAACGCTGGACTTTGCAGAGATGAACAGAAGAGCAGAGGAGATGATATCGTCCCTCGGTGTGAATATAAAAGCAGACACGATAGTAGAGAATCTGACCATCGCACAGCAGCAGATGGTGGAGATCGTCAAGGCGGTCTCATTCAACGGTAAGATCATAGTTATGGATGAGCCTACCTCATCACTCTCAAATGAAGAGGTGGAGCAGTTATTTGAGATCATTGAGAATCTCAGAAAGAAACAGGTAAGTATAATCTACATCTCCCACAGAATGGAGGAGCTCTTCAGGATATCTGACAGAGTTACCGTCATCAGGGATGGTGCATACGTAGGAACAAAAAAGACATCTGAGACCAACCCGAATGAGCTGGTTGCGATGATGGTAGGAAGAGATCTGGAGAGCTTCTATGCCAGGGATTACTGTGACATGGACAAGGCAGAGGTTGCTCTGGAGGTAAAGAACCTTTCACAGACAGGTGTCTTTGAAGATATAAGTTTTTCGGTACACAAGGGTGAGATCCTGGGATTCTCAGGTCTGGTCGGTGCCGGACGAAGCGAGATCATGGAGGCGGTATTTGGTGCCACACAGCCTACATCAGGCGAGGTGATACTCGGCGGAAAGCTGGTACACTTCAAGAATCCGATGCAGGCGATCAAGTCAGGCGTAGCCCTGGTTCCTGAGGACAGAAAGAAGCAGGGACTGGTGCTCGGCAACAGCGTGGCGTTCAACCTAACACTCTCATCCCTCAGATTCTATATGAATGGAATCGCCATAAGCGAGAAAAAGCGCGGTGAGGTCATAGACCATTATTCAAAGCGGTTGCGGATCAAGGCGGCGTCACCTGAGATCGAGGCGGGCAGCCTGTCAGGTGGAAATCAGCAGAAGGTAGTTCTGGGCAAATGGCTTGCAACCAAGCCGGATGTGCTCATTCTGGATGAGCCGACCAGAGGCGTTGATGTAAATGCAAAATTTGAAATATACACAGTAATCAATGAACTGGCAAAGGAAGGCATAGCGATAATCATGGTATCCAGTGAGCTTCCTGAGATCATCAACATGTGCGACAACGTATGTGTGGTCAGAGCCGGAAAACTCGTGAAGAAGCTGTCAAAGGACGAGCTCTCACAGGAAGAGATAATGAAATACGCTGCAGGAGGTATCGAATAA